From Pleurocapsa minor HA4230-MV1, the proteins below share one genomic window:
- a CDS encoding Hsp70 family protein, with protein sequence MINNSLSPNAYAIDFGTSNTAIARWNLATGKAELVKLPNLSQQLGSQPPLIPSLLYVEDAAAGKVIVGQAVRDRGLDLASDTRFFANFKRGIGTEIQGFLPELDGVKVSFEQVGAWFLGELLTSLQQTAGEVKSLVLTVPVDSFESYRLWLMEVCQSLEVEQISILDEPTAAALGYTAADRQSLLVIDFGGGTLDLSLVQLSAGVATRGYLLKWGQRMLGQNAAQPKNTAKVIAKAGDNLGGADLDNWLVDYFVATQSLEKSSLTTRLAERLKIRLSTVTEAKEVYFDDETLETYELSLDRDRFEQILTQQGLLNRLDNLMEQLLQQAKRQGITATDIDAVLLVGGSVQIPIVQDWIRKYFDEVQIKHQLQFEAIAIGALQVSQSTEVQDFLYHSYGIRYWNRKTNRHDWHPIVEKGQPYPMAQVTELVLGASTPNQSSIEVIIGELSSDTSTEVFFDGDRLVTRTVTNQEQIVQPLNDSEGARSIAQLDPPGNPGSDRLKLLFSINTQRYLCITIEDLLTQESLLKNYIVVKLN encoded by the coding sequence ATGATAAATAATTCTCTATCCCCCAACGCTTACGCAATTGATTTTGGTACGAGCAATACAGCGATCGCCCGTTGGAATTTAGCTACTGGTAAAGCTGAACTGGTTAAGCTCCCTAACTTGTCTCAGCAGCTTGGTTCTCAACCCCCTTTGATTCCTAGTTTGCTTTATGTAGAAGATGCAGCAGCAGGAAAAGTGATCGTCGGACAGGCTGTGCGCGATCGCGGTTTGGATTTGGCTAGTGATACACGTTTTTTTGCTAATTTTAAACGGGGTATTGGCACGGAAATTCAAGGTTTTTTACCTGAACTGGACGGAGTTAAGGTTTCTTTTGAGCAGGTGGGAGCATGGTTTTTAGGGGAATTGCTTACCAGTCTTCAGCAAACAGCAGGGGAGGTTAAATCTTTAGTCTTGACTGTTCCTGTAGATAGTTTTGAATCCTATCGTCTTTGGTTGATGGAGGTGTGTCAGTCTTTAGAGGTGGAGCAGATTAGTATTTTGGATGAGCCAACGGCTGCTGCTTTGGGTTATACAGCTGCCGATCGTCAGTCTTTACTCGTGATTGATTTTGGTGGGGGAACGCTGGATTTATCTTTGGTACAGTTGTCTGCTGGGGTTGCTACTCGCGGTTATTTGCTCAAATGGGGTCAAAGAATGTTGGGGCAAAATGCTGCTCAACCAAAAAATACGGCCAAGGTAATTGCTAAGGCGGGAGATAATTTGGGTGGTGCAGATCTGGATAATTGGCTGGTGGATTATTTTGTCGCCACTCAATCTTTAGAGAAATCTAGTTTAACTACTCGTTTAGCAGAAAGACTTAAAATTCGGCTTTCTACGGTGACTGAAGCCAAAGAGGTTTATTTTGATGATGAAACCTTGGAAACTTACGAACTGAGTTTAGATCGCGATCGCTTTGAGCAGATTTTGACTCAACAAGGTTTGCTTAATCGGCTTGATAATCTGATGGAGCAGTTATTACAACAGGCTAAACGCCAGGGAATCACCGCCACAGACATTGACGCTGTATTGCTGGTAGGGGGATCAGTACAAATACCTATAGTACAGGATTGGATTAGAAAATATTTTGATGAAGTTCAGATAAAGCATCAACTTCAGTTTGAAGCGATCGCCATCGGTGCTTTGCAAGTATCTCAAAGTACTGAGGTGCAGGACTTTCTTTATCATAGCTATGGTATTCGTTATTGGAATCGTAAAACTAATCGTCACGACTGGCATCCGATCGTCGAGAAGGGACAGCCTTATCCTATGGCTCAAGTAACAGAGTTAGTTCTGGGTGCTTCTACTCCCAATCAAAGCAGTATTGAAGTGATTATTGGCGAACTTAGTAGCGACACTAGTACCGAAGTCTTTTTTGATGGCGATCGCCTAGTTACGCGCACGGTGACCAATCAAGAGCAGATCGTACAACCCTTAAACGATAGTGAGGGAGCAAGGTCTATTGCTCAGCTCGATCCTCCAGGAAATCCTGGTAGCGATCGCCTAAAACTATTATTCAGTATTAATACTCAGAGATATTTATGTATTACCATTGAAGACTTGTTGACACAAGAATCTTTACTGAAGAATTACATAGTGGTG